A window of the Serinus canaria isolate serCan28SL12 chromosome 27, serCan2020, whole genome shotgun sequence genome harbors these coding sequences:
- the LOC127060883 gene encoding cyclic nucleotide-gated cation channel beta-1-like: MNHPWIIPGSSIDHPWITCGSSIAHPWIIPGSSIDHAWIIPGSSVDHPWIIHGSSIDHVWIMHGSPVDHPWMGPAAGSGRRSRGSAGWEGLGCWGRSRGGFDVFFAPSSPRIPELASIPCLDSGDSQGNSWGYFGPGRARPCPGVGFPWVPPLPLCFPGFGVQRAWMEIPEAGSSCGSAQPPPHCGNPNPTQGLGGLLIPSQSGAQTGTLGLCWGLWGWREEEEEEEEEEEEAAEDQDQSEDQDEDEDQGEDEDQDQGEDEDEDDEEEVEGQDQDEDQDEDQGEDEDQDQGEDEEEEEDEDEEEEGQDQDEEDEDEEEVEDQGEDEEEEGEDQDQDDEDEEEDQDQSEEEDEEKTAEDEVEDEEEDEDEEEDEDEDEDEDEDEDEDEEGEDQDQEEDEDQSEEEDKEKAAEDKDEDEDEDEDKDEDEDEDEDEEEDEDEESPSSELHLHHPQPCRDPDPSPLPLIPPNPFPIFHQLLPHPKLKTPNLPRSPGGSPSREPRGWRRLGPALPAVFAGREGGAGARPSSPSCLQSPRKRKTMRLIFCGAIMQRFNKQPKVGSICKERAACSITPLLPFFFFSFPNLN, encoded by the coding sequence ATGAATCATCCCTGGATCATCCCTGGATCATCCATTGATCACCCGTGGATCACCTGTGGATCATCCATTGCTCACCCGTGGATCATCCCTGGATCATCCATTGATCATGCGTGGATCATCCCTGGATCATCTGTGGATCATCCTTGGATCATCCATGGATCATCCATTGATCATGTGTGGATCATGCATGGATCACCCGTGGATCATCCCTGGATGGGCCCGGCTGCGGGGTCGGGGCGGAGGAGTCGGGGTTCTGCCGGCTGGGAaggtttggggtgctggggtcGTTCCCGGGGaggttttgatgttttttttgcccccagctccccccgTATCCCAGAGCTGGCCTCGATCCCATGTTTGGACTCGGGGGATTCCCAGGGGAATTCCTGGGGTTATTTTGGGCCGGGCCGTGCCCgtccctgcccaggggtggGATTTCCCTGggtcccacccctgccccttTGTTTTCCCGGGTTTGGGGTCCAAAGGGCCTGGATGGAAATTCCAGAGGCcgggagcagctgtgggagcgCTCAGCCTCCTCCCCACTGTGGGAACCCCAATCCAACCCAGGGCCTGGGGGGGCTCCTGATCCCATCCCAGTCTGGGGCTCAAACTGggaccctggggctgtgctggggcctttggggatggagggaggaggaggaggaggaggaggaggaggaggaggaggcagctgaggaTCAGGATCAGAGTGAGGATCAGGATGAAGATGAGGATCAAGGTGAGGATGAAGACCAGGATcagggtgaggatgaggatgaggatgacGAGGAAGAGGTTGAGGGTCAGGATCAAGACGAAGATCAGGATGAGGATCAAGGTGAGGATGAAGATCAGGATcagggtgaggatgaggaggaggaggaggatgaggatgaggaggaggagggtcaGGAtcaggatgaggaggatgaggatgaggaagaggtTGAGGATcagggtgaggatgaggaggaagagggtgaggatcaggatcaggatgatgaggatgaggaggaagatCAGGATCagagtgaggaggaggatgaagagaaGACAGCTGAGGATGAGgttgaggatgaggaggaggatgaggatgaggaggaggatgaggatgaggatgaggatgaggatgaggatgaggatgaggatgaggagggtgaggatcaggatcaggaggaagatgaggatcagagtgaggaggaggacaaagagaaggcagctgaggataaggatgaggatgaggatgaggatgaggataaggatgaggatgaggatgaggatgaagatgaagaggaggatgaggatgaggagtcccccagctctgagctccatcTCCACCATCCCCAACCCTGCAGGGATCCGGATCCCTCCCCTCTCCCGCTCATTCCTCCCAACCCTTTCCCAATtttccaccagctcctgcctcacccCAAGCTGAAAACCCCAAATTTGCCCCGGAGCCCTGGCGGCTCCCCCAGCCGAGAGCCCCGGGGGTGGAGGCGGCTCGGCCCCGCGCTCCCGGCCGTGTTTGCCGGGCGGGAAGGGGGAGCGGGAGCCCGGCCCAGCTCCCCGAGCTGTTTGCAGAGCCCTcggaaaaggaaaacaatgcgATTAATTTTCTGCGGCGCAATCATGCAGAGATTTAATAAGCAGCCAAAGGTAGGATCCATCTGTAAGGAACGCGCCGCCTGCTCCATTACTCCTCtcctgccatttttttttttttccttcccaaaccttAATTAa